In a single window of the Niabella ginsenosidivorans genome:
- a CDS encoding Kelch repeat-containing protein yields MKWNIAGQLPAVKNEKKSLGYAGPVAGIIGDQLIVGGGANFPDGMPWKGGKKKYYDHLFAFEIRGDSLLADERSVVLPFNLAYAACTSFSQGIFIGGGENETGISRNAMLLKKHRDSLMFYKLPELPAAVTNAAATCVEDIIYIAGGEMKDRVSNACYSLDIRALNKGWQQLPHLPYAASHGVMVGSNRALYYIGGREKGADGISALYKDVYAFDLVKKEWKSLQSLPYPLAAGTGAMINENEIVLFGGDKGERFHETELKIQQINNEPDTQKQHILNVERMRLQETHPGFSNQVLVLNIAENKWSVKGIIPFKVPVTTTAVATPGAIYIPSGEIKAGVRTPEILRVAIKH; encoded by the coding sequence ATGAAATGGAATATAGCCGGGCAGCTGCCTGCAGTTAAGAATGAAAAGAAATCGTTGGGTTACGCGGGGCCTGTTGCTGGTATCATTGGAGATCAGTTGATTGTTGGCGGAGGGGCAAATTTTCCGGATGGAATGCCGTGGAAAGGAGGAAAGAAAAAATATTATGACCATTTATTCGCGTTTGAAATAAGAGGTGACAGCTTACTGGCTGATGAGCGCTCTGTTGTGCTTCCCTTTAATCTGGCTTATGCCGCCTGCACCTCGTTCAGTCAGGGCATTTTTATTGGGGGAGGAGAAAATGAAACCGGTATCAGCAGGAATGCAATGCTACTGAAAAAGCATAGGGATTCACTGATGTTTTATAAGCTTCCGGAGTTACCGGCTGCTGTTACCAATGCTGCAGCTACCTGTGTAGAGGACATCATTTATATAGCAGGCGGTGAAATGAAGGATCGTGTTTCCAATGCATGTTACAGCCTTGATATAAGGGCGCTGAATAAGGGCTGGCAGCAACTTCCGCACCTCCCTTATGCCGCTTCCCATGGAGTGATGGTAGGCAGCAACCGGGCGCTTTACTACATTGGTGGCCGGGAAAAAGGAGCAGATGGCATCAGCGCCCTTTACAAAGATGTTTATGCCTTTGATCTGGTGAAAAAGGAATGGAAGTCTTTGCAATCCTTACCCTACCCGCTTGCTGCAGGCACCGGCGCTATGATTAATGAAAATGAAATTGTGCTCTTTGGTGGTGATAAAGGTGAACGGTTTCATGAAACGGAATTAAAGATTCAGCAGATCAATAATGAACCAGATACGCAAAAGCAGCATATATTAAATGTTGAAAGGATGCGGCTTCAGGAAACGCATCCGGGGTTTAGCAATCAGGTGCTGGTATTGAATATTGCTGAAAATAAATGGTCTGTTAAAGGAATAATTCCGTTTAAAGTGCCCGTAACAACAACGGCTGTTGCAACTCCGGGGGCTATTTATATTCCTTCAGGAGAAATAAAAGCAGGTGTAAGAACACCGGAAATACTAAGAGTGGCAATAAAGCATTAG
- a CDS encoding dihydrodipicolinate synthase family protein produces MKFKKIEGLIAAPFAPLLQNGRLHIEVIPQYYQLLKRNKIAGAFINGSTGEGVSLTIEEKKQVAAAWAEAAENDPEFKIINLVGGASLEDCEEMAAYTEQLKLYAISFTSPFYFTPVIAQTLADCCRRVAAAAPNTPFYYYHIPALTGCNIPMYDLLNAIGGAIPNFAGIKYTHEDFMDFLSCMYMENGRYDMLWGRDENMLPALALGCSGAVGSTYNYAAPLYHELIKAFNDKEFSRARDLQVQAIEMIRLLGKYGGIAVGKAYMKLIGLDCGGFRLPVKNMDDPSFKKFMEDAERIGFYNFCSK; encoded by the coding sequence ATGAAGTTTAAAAAAATAGAAGGCCTCATTGCAGCGCCGTTTGCGCCTCTGCTGCAAAATGGACGGCTGCACATTGAGGTAATTCCACAGTATTATCAGCTTTTAAAGAGAAATAAGATTGCGGGTGCGTTTATAAACGGGTCTACCGGAGAAGGTGTTTCGCTTACAATAGAAGAAAAAAAACAGGTAGCAGCAGCATGGGCTGAGGCAGCTGAAAATGATCCTGAGTTTAAGATTATTAATTTAGTAGGAGGCGCTTCACTGGAAGATTGTGAGGAAATGGCAGCATATACAGAACAGCTGAAGTTGTATGCCATATCCTTTACTTCACCCTTTTATTTTACTCCGGTAATAGCGCAAACCCTGGCAGACTGTTGCCGGCGGGTAGCTGCTGCTGCGCCTAACACGCCATTTTATTATTATCATATTCCGGCGCTTACGGGTTGCAATATTCCGATGTATGATTTACTGAATGCGATCGGGGGCGCTATTCCTAACTTTGCCGGCATTAAGTATACACATGAGGATTTTATGGACTTTCTTTCATGCATGTACATGGAAAATGGCCGCTATGACATGCTTTGGGGCAGAGATGAGAATATGCTGCCCGCCTTGGCCCTGGGCTGCTCGGGAGCCGTGGGAAGCACCTATAATTACGCCGCACCGCTTTATCATGAGCTGATTAAGGCATTCAATGATAAGGAGTTTAGCAGGGCCAGGGACCTGCAGGTGCAAGCAATAGAGATGATCAGGCTGTTAGGGAAATATGGAGGCATAGCAGTGGGGAAAGCATATATGAAACTCATAGGCCTTGACTGCGGAGGATTTCGGTTGCCCGTTAAAAATATGGACGATCCTTCTTTTAAAAAATTCATGGAAGATGCAGAGCGGATTGGTTTCTATAATTTTTGCTCAAAATAA
- a CDS encoding DUF4091 domain-containing protein: MKNIISYKRIIYFVCLLTVCSYTIIPEDSLVIGFADTNMRYSYPLAKNTTLASSWNGKAWKGEKISQQLLVYSDQQLPGIKVKATALKDAKGNLIAEGAFSVSYVGYVWTDGFGNRERSCISDRRGIVFDSSMVADPLFAARPGNSTTKNLQPVWISIEVPRDISAGIYKGAIEITGKKKYRLPINIEVINKTLPPPAQWKFHLDLWQHPAAVARAEHVPLWSNEHFEAMRSLYSMLAKAGQKVITTSIVNEPWGHQTYDDYPALIRWIKKRDGSWKYDYSLFDRYVAFVMSCGINEQINCYSMLPWGLSFSYYDEATQQVKSTKCKPGSDAYARMWKPMLIDFERHLQQKGWFDITTIAMDERGLEDMKYIIGLLKSLNKKWKVALAGNYHPEIEKDIYDYCLASKFVYPDSVLNRRKAEKLKSTYYTCCAERFPNSFTFSPPAESTWLGIYAAANHFDGYLRWAYNSWPDKPLQDSRFTMAPAGDCFLVYPFATSSIRFEKLIEGIQLYEKIRIIKSNRSGKTSKQLSDLTDALKEFSIKSAGSGQAASMVQKIKDILNRESI; the protein is encoded by the coding sequence ATGAAGAACATAATCAGTTATAAGCGCATAATTTATTTTGTCTGTTTACTTACGGTTTGCAGCTATACGATCATACCTGAGGATAGCCTGGTTATAGGATTTGCGGATACCAATATGCGTTATTCATACCCGCTGGCTAAAAATACCACGCTTGCTTCATCCTGGAACGGCAAGGCATGGAAAGGGGAAAAAATAAGCCAGCAGCTGCTTGTTTACTCTGATCAGCAATTGCCGGGTATTAAAGTTAAGGCAACTGCGCTAAAAGATGCAAAAGGGAACCTTATTGCGGAAGGCGCCTTCTCTGTGTCTTATGTAGGGTATGTTTGGACGGATGGATTTGGCAACAGGGAAAGAAGCTGTATTTCTGACAGGCGTGGGATTGTATTTGATTCCTCAATGGTTGCCGATCCGCTTTTTGCAGCACGCCCTGGCAACAGCACAACAAAAAACCTGCAGCCGGTTTGGATATCTATTGAGGTTCCCCGGGACATATCGGCAGGTATTTACAAAGGGGCTATTGAAATAACAGGAAAGAAAAAATACAGACTGCCAATCAATATAGAGGTGATCAACAAAACGTTGCCTCCGCCGGCGCAATGGAAATTCCACCTCGACTTATGGCAACATCCGGCTGCTGTGGCACGTGCTGAACATGTACCACTTTGGAGCAATGAACATTTTGAAGCAATGCGTTCCCTGTACAGCATGCTGGCAAAAGCCGGACAAAAGGTCATTACAACAAGTATTGTAAATGAACCTTGGGGGCATCAAACGTATGACGACTATCCGGCTTTAATCAGGTGGATCAAAAAACGGGATGGCAGTTGGAAATATGATTATTCCTTATTTGACAGGTACGTCGCATTTGTGATGAGCTGCGGGATCAACGAACAGATCAATTGTTATTCAATGCTTCCGTGGGGGTTATCCTTCAGCTATTATGATGAAGCAACCCAACAGGTGAAAAGTACAAAATGCAAACCAGGCAGCGATGCATACGCCCGGATGTGGAAACCGATGCTTATTGATTTTGAAAGGCATCTTCAACAAAAAGGATGGTTTGATATAACTACCATAGCAATGGATGAAAGAGGCCTGGAGGATATGAAGTATATCATTGGCCTGCTAAAATCACTGAACAAAAAGTGGAAAGTTGCACTGGCAGGCAATTATCATCCGGAGATCGAAAAAGATATTTATGATTATTGCCTGGCATCAAAATTTGTTTATCCGGATAGTGTTCTGAACAGGAGGAAAGCTGAAAAGCTCAAAAGCACTTATTATACGTGCTGTGCAGAACGTTTTCCCAATAGCTTTACCTTTTCTCCACCTGCCGAAAGTACCTGGTTAGGTATTTATGCAGCCGCCAATCATTTTGACGGTTATCTTCGCTGGGCCTATAACAGCTGGCCCGACAAACCGCTTCAGGACAGCAGGTTTACTATGGCGCCGGCCGGTGACTGCTTTTTGGTATATCCATTTGCTACAAGCTCTATCCGTTTTGAAAAACTTATTGAGGGAATACAATTGTATGAAAAGATCAGGATAATAAAAAGCAATCGATCCGGTAAGACCAGTAAACAGTTAAGTGATCTGACCGATGCATTAAAAGAATTTAGTATAAAATCGGCAGGATCCGGACAGGCAGCTTCTATGGTTCAAAAAATAAAAGACATCCTGAACCGGGAATCCATTTAA
- a CDS encoding RagB/SusD family nutrient uptake outer membrane protein — protein MRQNTSIYKLLLYVAITTSLISCKRQLEEVIPQDRISKSLALTDAGAAQTLYAGAYALFRSNVSTFFNLGEMRSDIWVDGIYTESPNAGMLQLYTHNISALNVPFDNWAGFYNLIYNINNVIDVLPKSPVDAAISQREVAEMYGLRAYIYYTMLKTWGGVPITTTPVITINNAAETYKARSTPDSVMLQIKSDIEKSLELFGNANTFPSGNRVFWNRITSLVLKGDVYIWSGTHLEGGKADFTTAKAALAEVEALQGTSLMLNANYADIFDPTKKSNNPEIIFAVNYELGQATQTTFTSFLVNNIQASGLSFAKDTTPKVLSVYPYVSGANGVGMSQATINKLTADTTDQRIPKTFRVMYTAKSPFDTRGILLTKFIGTTSGSTQVYNNDYPVYRYADVLLLMAEAKTKLGEDPASEINQIRKRAHGDAAQLFTNGSVSSNMNAILDEYLREFIGEGKRWWALRRAGDDYVYAAIRPSYLSPTTTAKLLLPISQTMMNNDPLLTQTPGY, from the coding sequence ATGAGACAGAATACATCAATATATAAACTGTTATTATATGTGGCTATTACCACATCGTTAATTTCATGTAAGCGCCAGTTGGAAGAAGTGATTCCACAGGACCGCATCAGCAAGTCTCTGGCACTCACGGATGCCGGGGCTGCTCAAACATTATATGCCGGAGCATACGCATTGTTCCGTTCAAATGTGAGCACGTTTTTTAACCTGGGTGAAATGCGGTCTGATATATGGGTTGACGGAATTTATACAGAGTCGCCCAATGCCGGAATGTTACAATTATATACGCATAATATTAGCGCGTTAAATGTGCCTTTCGACAACTGGGCTGGTTTTTATAACCTGATATATAATATTAACAACGTAATTGATGTGTTGCCTAAAAGCCCGGTTGATGCAGCCATCAGTCAAAGAGAAGTTGCAGAAATGTATGGTTTAAGAGCATACATTTATTACACAATGCTAAAAACATGGGGCGGGGTGCCCATAACAACAACGCCGGTTATTACTATAAACAATGCTGCAGAAACTTACAAAGCCCGGAGCACTCCTGATTCTGTAATGCTGCAGATAAAAAGTGATATTGAAAAATCGCTCGAATTGTTTGGTAATGCTAATACCTTCCCATCCGGGAACCGTGTTTTCTGGAACCGCATAACATCGCTTGTGCTAAAAGGAGATGTATATATCTGGTCGGGTACACATCTTGAAGGAGGAAAAGCTGACTTTACCACAGCTAAAGCTGCATTGGCAGAAGTAGAAGCTTTACAGGGAACCTCGTTAATGTTAAACGCCAATTATGCGGATATTTTTGATCCGACAAAAAAGAGCAATAACCCTGAAATTATTTTTGCGGTAAATTATGAATTGGGACAGGCAACCCAGACAACCTTTACAAGTTTTCTGGTGAATAATATCCAGGCTTCCGGCCTGTCATTTGCAAAAGATACAACGCCAAAGGTCTTATCCGTGTATCCATATGTAAGTGGCGCTAATGGCGTAGGAATGTCGCAGGCAACTATTAACAAGCTAACGGCTGATACAACTGACCAACGCATTCCAAAGACTTTCAGGGTTATGTACACTGCAAAATCTCCATTTGATACAAGAGGGATTCTGCTAACCAAATTTATAGGAACTACATCCGGCTCTACGCAAGTATACAATAATGATTACCCGGTTTACCGTTATGCGGATGTGTTGTTGCTGATGGCAGAAGCAAAGACAAAACTGGGAGAAGATCCTGCTTCAGAAATTAACCAGATCAGGAAAAGAGCACATGGCGATGCTGCGCAGCTTTTTACAAACGGATCGGTTAGCAGCAATATGAATGCCATTTTAGATGAATATCTTAGGGAATTCATTGGCGAGGGAAAACGTTGGTGGGCATTGAGAAGAGCCGGAGATGATTATGTATATGCGGCGATCAGGCCTTCTTATCTTTCACCAACTACAACTGCTAAATTGCTGTTGCCTATTTCCCAGACTATGATGAATAATGATCCGTTGTTAACACAAACTCCGGGTTATTGA
- a CDS encoding SusC/RagA family TonB-linked outer membrane protein, translated as MRFALLKVVLVLISISLSHAMWGQAKTFSGKVVDEGSGNVLAGATVVNKSNAVARIVDENGHFSIEAREGDTLEISFTGYTTKQLQLGQQLNLSVSLSAEATSKLDEVVVIGYGTQKRREFAGAASKVNPLALEHNPNSNVATALQGTVPGLMVQQTTGQPGTTPRIVFRGGTGFDGTGDPLIVVDGIVVPSLYGLDMNDIESMDVLKDAASAAIYGARAANGVVLITTKRGKKGKTQVQYSIRQTINYPRSIANDYLSAEDYLRMNRLGIKARYIADSLTHTDIAGDKGQLSGAWGWAFGSTNSSPVGLYTTQLITDANRKYLSDPNWKLLVDPNPFYPGTMDSILYREITAQEREAMIMQRTNTTEHSLSFSGANDQGAFALSLNSVKDNGVIVGSWLKRMNMNFNGSLNVGKNFKVMLNTSAYNLEQGVPYSEPGIAGTTGATGGLMQRFLGVAPTVRYYNDTSGTILPGPNDVTLGNPAYWGNLYINSTNQQRFMGSLNIEYKFLPFLKFIASGSGYMLYQNNNYFTKAFQQGNGGSFNTTRSASFSNYRDIQYIYNGFLQFDKNINDHNITALVGGEFQDYKRYTFSGSASGAPTDIIPWLVASNTPSVQGGVIVNPSGASSNFSGWERLASAIGRVNYSFRDKYFFTGILRYDGSSRLDSKNFYGLYPGASAGWNLHSENFYKNSAIAKYVSTVKPRISYGENGNLKFFDTPAPNYYPTAQVYTNAGVYNGLGGTYAPSYINPDLRWERTNSLNFGADLGFFDNRITLIGDYFIRNVFDKLASLPISAQTGFTSYTTNLSQLQNRGWEFTLNAKIVSPQKEGGFNLDFGATYFTVKNYAVKLPYNGLPGNRQGTIQVWDPNNPGQLLQVNGLIEGQRVGYDEVWAPKWAGIYTSQEMITADASVYNAFLPYAGDNKKFKQLGDAKWYQVYKNDTIDSRQYVFVGRTTPKGLGSFFFNAGFKGIHLYTAFDYAYGFVILNNSKVRGLTQAQGSQNSTKDVLNTWTPDNPNATLPLFYWANQGRSFTDASGNVVAANLWEKGDYLMLREMTLSYSLTNKLLSSILNNKIKGISLSLTGTNLMYITKYSGIFPEVGGVDNGRYPLPKRLTFGAQITF; from the coding sequence ATGCGATTTGCTTTGTTAAAAGTGGTGCTGGTATTGATCAGTATTTCTTTATCACATGCCATGTGGGGGCAGGCCAAAACATTTAGCGGAAAGGTGGTTGATGAAGGATCTGGTAATGTGCTGGCAGGGGCAACGGTTGTTAATAAAAGTAATGCCGTTGCCAGAATAGTAGATGAAAATGGTCATTTTAGTATAGAGGCCAGAGAGGGAGATACGCTTGAAATCAGTTTTACCGGTTATACCACGAAGCAGCTGCAACTGGGGCAGCAACTCAATCTTTCAGTCAGCTTATCTGCTGAGGCAACTTCCAAGCTGGACGAGGTGGTAGTCATAGGCTATGGAACACAGAAAAGAAGGGAGTTCGCAGGGGCCGCATCAAAAGTAAACCCGCTTGCTTTAGAGCACAATCCCAATTCAAATGTTGCTACGGCTTTACAGGGTACGGTTCCGGGGCTAATGGTACAGCAAACCACAGGGCAGCCGGGTACTACCCCCCGGATTGTTTTTCGGGGTGGTACCGGCTTTGACGGAACGGGAGATCCATTAATTGTAGTTGATGGTATCGTGGTACCCTCTTTATATGGCCTGGATATGAATGATATTGAATCAATGGATGTATTAAAAGATGCGGCATCGGCAGCTATTTATGGGGCAAGGGCCGCCAATGGTGTTGTGCTGATTACTACCAAGAGAGGCAAAAAGGGTAAAACGCAGGTGCAGTACAGCATCAGGCAAACCATCAATTATCCAAGGAGTATTGCAAATGATTATTTAAGTGCAGAAGATTATCTCCGGATGAACCGCCTGGGTATAAAGGCAAGATATATAGCAGATTCACTGACACATACAGATATAGCGGGTGATAAAGGGCAGCTAAGCGGTGCCTGGGGATGGGCATTTGGAAGCACCAACAGTTCCCCCGTAGGGTTGTACACAACCCAACTTATAACAGACGCCAACCGCAAGTATCTATCGGACCCGAACTGGAAACTGCTGGTAGATCCCAATCCGTTTTATCCGGGTACTATGGACAGTATCTTATACAGGGAAATAACTGCACAGGAACGGGAAGCTATGATTATGCAGCGAACAAATACCACGGAACATTCCCTGTCATTTTCCGGGGCAAATGATCAGGGAGCGTTTGCGTTAAGCCTTAATTCAGTAAAGGATAACGGTGTAATTGTTGGCTCCTGGCTGAAACGTATGAATATGAATTTTAACGGTTCGCTGAACGTTGGTAAAAACTTTAAGGTAATGTTAAATACATCTGCCTATAACCTTGAGCAGGGAGTACCTTATTCTGAGCCCGGCATTGCCGGTACCACAGGCGCTACCGGCGGCCTGATGCAACGCTTTTTGGGTGTTGCTCCAACCGTTCGTTATTATAACGATACCTCCGGCACCATCTTGCCCGGGCCTAATGATGTTACTTTAGGGAACCCTGCTTACTGGGGTAATCTGTACATCAACAGCACCAATCAGCAACGGTTTATGGGAAGCCTGAATATAGAGTACAAATTCCTTCCTTTTCTGAAATTTATTGCGAGTGGTTCCGGGTATATGCTCTACCAGAATAACAATTATTTTACCAAGGCATTCCAGCAGGGAAACGGAGGTTCTTTCAACACAACACGATCTGCTTCGTTCAGTAATTACCGGGATATACAATACATATATAACGGATTTTTACAGTTTGACAAAAATATAAATGATCACAATATTACCGCTTTGGTTGGCGGCGAATTTCAGGACTACAAACGATACACCTTTTCCGGGTCTGCATCCGGAGCGCCAACAGATATTATCCCCTGGCTTGTAGCTTCAAATACCCCTTCGGTACAGGGCGGCGTGATTGTAAATCCTTCAGGCGCTTCATCCAACTTTTCGGGCTGGGAACGATTGGCATCAGCCATTGGAAGAGTGAATTATTCATTCCGCGATAAATATTTTTTTACTGGTATTCTCAGGTATGACGGATCCAGCAGATTAGACAGTAAGAACTTTTACGGATTATACCCCGGGGCTTCGGCAGGATGGAACCTGCATAGCGAGAATTTTTATAAAAACAGCGCTATTGCTAAATACGTCAGCACAGTTAAACCACGGATAAGCTATGGGGAGAACGGGAATCTAAAGTTTTTTGATACGCCTGCTCCCAATTATTATCCTACAGCGCAGGTATATACAAACGCTGGTGTTTACAATGGCCTGGGAGGAACATATGCCCCCAGTTACATCAATCCGGATTTAAGGTGGGAAAGGACAAACTCACTGAACTTTGGTGCCGACCTGGGCTTTTTTGACAACCGGATTACCTTGATCGGAGATTATTTTATCAGGAACGTTTTTGATAAATTGGCCAGTCTGCCCATATCTGCTCAAACCGGTTTCACAAGTTATACCACTAACTTATCTCAGCTGCAAAACAGAGGATGGGAATTTACGCTGAATGCAAAAATTGTGTCGCCCCAAAAAGAAGGAGGGTTTAACCTTGATTTTGGAGCAACTTACTTTACTGTTAAGAACTATGCTGTAAAGCTCCCTTATAATGGTTTACCGGGCAACCGGCAGGGAACTATACAGGTTTGGGATCCCAACAATCCAGGACAACTGCTGCAGGTGAATGGCCTGATAGAAGGACAGCGGGTTGGATATGATGAGGTATGGGCGCCTAAATGGGCCGGTATTTATACCAGCCAGGAAATGATAACGGCTGATGCCAGTGTTTATAATGCTTTTTTGCCTTACGCAGGGGATAATAAAAAATTTAAACAACTGGGGGATGCGAAATGGTACCAGGTATATAAAAATGATACCATTGATTCAAGGCAATATGTCTTTGTTGGGCGTACCACGCCAAAAGGACTGGGCAGCTTCTTTTTCAATGCAGGGTTTAAAGGCATACATTTATATACGGCCTTTGACTATGCGTATGGGTTTGTTATCTTAAATAATAGTAAGGTGAGAGGGTTAACACAGGCCCAGGGCTCGCAAAACAGTACAAAGGATGTACTGAATACGTGGACGCCCGATAATCCAAACGCAACTTTACCGCTGTTCTATTGGGCCAATCAGGGACGGAGTTTTACCGATGCTTCCGGCAATGTTGTTGCTGCCAATCTTTGGGAAAAAGGTGATTACCTGATGTTGCGGGAAATGACATTGAGCTACAGCCTGACCAATAAATTGTTGAGTAGCATACTGAATAATAAAATAAAAGGTATAAGCCTTTCTTTAACAGGAACAAACCTTATGTATATAACTAAGTATAGTGGCATTTTCCCTGAAGTTGGAGGTGTTGATAATGGCCGTTATCCGTTACCCAAAAGATTGACTTTTGGCGCCCAAATCACTTTTTAA
- a CDS encoding FadR/GntR family transcriptional regulator encodes MKHLFKSIDNHSLVDRVEASLIDLLHQRKLKVGDSIPKELELATTLGVSRTVIREALMRLRIMGLIDTKKKKGTVITSPDIFGNLSKSMNPYILSDDTLKEIFEIRLVLEIGMADLLFKHVTKEDIKELKQIIKNEPLSTKNQMFEASYEIAFHGKLYQISHNETLMKFQSLLLPVFDYVEKSSLFKPIVNPKKFTSHKQLVNILENGTPEEFRNGMRNHLENHFLRMKD; translated from the coding sequence GTGAAGCATCTTTTTAAATCGATCGATAATCATAGCCTGGTAGACCGGGTAGAGGCAAGCCTTATTGACTTGCTGCATCAGCGGAAATTAAAAGTGGGCGACAGCATTCCCAAAGAGCTGGAATTGGCCACCACGCTGGGCGTAAGCCGTACGGTGATCCGGGAAGCGTTAATGCGGCTGCGGATCATGGGACTGATTGACACCAAAAAGAAAAAAGGAACAGTAATCACCAGCCCGGATATATTCGGCAACCTGTCTAAAAGCATGAACCCCTATATCTTAAGCGATGATACATTAAAGGAGATCTTTGAGATCCGCCTGGTGCTTGAAATAGGAATGGCAGACCTGTTATTTAAGCATGTAACCAAAGAAGATATAAAGGAACTGAAGCAAATTATCAAAAATGAGCCTCTGTCGACAAAAAACCAAATGTTCGAGGCATCGTATGAAATTGCATTTCATGGAAAATTATACCAGATCAGCCACAATGAAACATTAATGAAATTTCAAAGCCTGTTATTGCCTGTATTTGATTATGTTGAAAAAAGCTCTCTTTTTAAACCCATTGTAAATCCTAAAAAATTCACCTCCCACAAACAGTTGGTCAATATCCTTGAAAATGGCACCCCGGAAGAGTTCCGGAACGGCATGCGCAATCATTTGGAAAATCATTTTCTCCGTATGAAAGACTGA
- a CDS encoding GDSL-type esterase/lipase family protein produces the protein MKRVFIVCLLGTLVMQAWAQQSPTRYALVFIGNSITYGATLRSPQKEAPPVQMVKILERKGYPIRYANCGHSGSTTADFLPASNRLFPKVMQAADSLYDAGVELLFSIMLGTNDSAAEGPAGAPVAPEQYKRNLQLIIDSLHQRYPRSHFMLHQPIWYSPNTQNRSVYLEEGLKRLQTYTPQLELLIKENPEFVLKGDRKVFAFFKKNPEKYFTPEKNPSGIFYLHPNALGAQKLGAFWADCFEKYFHP, from the coding sequence ATGAAACGTGTATTTATAGTGTGTTTACTGGGTACGCTTGTTATGCAGGCATGGGCGCAACAGTCGCCAACCCGCTATGCCCTTGTTTTTATCGGCAACAGCATTACCTACGGAGCCACGTTGCGATCGCCTCAAAAAGAAGCGCCGCCCGTACAAATGGTAAAGATCCTGGAACGAAAAGGGTATCCTATCCGTTATGCCAATTGTGGACACAGCGGTAGTACAACGGCGGACTTTTTACCGGCCTCCAACAGACTTTTTCCAAAAGTGATGCAGGCGGCAGATAGCCTTTATGATGCCGGGGTTGAACTGCTTTTTTCAATAATGCTGGGCACCAACGACAGCGCTGCAGAAGGCCCTGCGGGTGCACCTGTAGCCCCGGAACAATACAAGAGAAACCTGCAGTTAATTATTGACAGCCTGCACCAGCGGTACCCCCGCAGTCATTTTATGTTGCACCAGCCCATATGGTATAGTCCGAACACACAGAACCGTTCAGTATACCTGGAAGAAGGGTTAAAGCGGCTGCAAACCTATACCCCTCAATTAGAATTATTGATAAAAGAAAACCCGGAATTTGTTTTAAAAGGAGACAGAAAGGTATTTGCTTTCTTTAAGAAAAACCCGGAAAAGTATTTTACCCCGGAAAAGAATCCCTCCGGTATTTTTTACCTGCACCCGAATGCTTTAGGAGCTCAGAAGCTGGGTGCTTTTTGGGCCGATTGTTTTGAAAAGTATTTTCACCCGTAA